One Luteitalea sp. genomic region harbors:
- a CDS encoding DUF4390 domain-containing protein codes for MRLLRCGLVMMLGLLLAQDGSATDAAGVQVVPVAREGRVLVSFSVPGGLTDELREAIQSGLPTTFTYYVELRQTSALWFDRLVASATIAVTVRYDNLTRRYQVTEMQDGRTEQVIVTEDAATVRHRVTTFNRLPLFSTRPLRSDGEYSVRVRAHTRPRTSLLFAWPWEWFFARGAALGSAKFTFLP; via the coding sequence GTGCGCCTATTGAGATGTGGCCTCGTGATGATGCTGGGGTTGTTGCTAGCGCAAGATGGGAGCGCGACGGACGCGGCGGGCGTTCAAGTGGTTCCGGTCGCCCGCGAGGGACGCGTCTTGGTCTCGTTCTCGGTGCCAGGAGGGCTCACCGACGAGCTGCGTGAGGCGATTCAGAGTGGGCTGCCGACCACGTTTACCTACTACGTCGAGCTCAGGCAGACTTCGGCCCTCTGGTTCGATCGTTTGGTGGCGAGCGCGACAATTGCCGTGACCGTGCGCTACGACAACCTGACGCGGCGCTACCAAGTGACCGAGATGCAGGATGGTCGCACCGAGCAGGTGATCGTGACCGAGGATGCCGCGACGGTCCGGCATCGCGTCACGACATTCAACCGGCTACCGCTGTTCAGCACACGACCGCTCAGGAGTGACGGGGAGTACTCGGTGCGGGTGCGCGCGCACACTCGACCGCGCACCAGCCTGCTATTCGCCTGGCCGTGGGAGTGGTTTTTCGCCCGCGGAGCGGCACTCGGCAGTGCGAAGTTCACGTTCTTGCCGTGA